Proteins from one Xenorhabdus griffiniae genomic window:
- the gltP gene encoding glutamate/aspartate:proton symporter GltP — translation MNKTETVNKKKFKFGLGWQILAALILGVIAGAILHDNEHKQWLIINVLSPAGKIFIQLIKMIVVPIVISTLVVGIAGVGNTKQLGKLGLKTILYFEIVTTIAIIVGIFLANTFKPGAGIDMSTLHQIDISQYERTTQQVESHSHGIVNTILSLVPNNIFAAMSSGEMLPVIFFAVLFGLGLSSLPKEKKEPLLTVLQTFSETMFRVTHIIMMYAPIGVFSLISVTVANFGFSSLLPLIKLVILVHCAILFFAIVILGLIARYCDINIFILFKILKDELLLAYSTASSETVLPRIMDKMEQYGASKSVTSFVIPIGYSFNLDGSTLYQSIAAIFIAQLYGIDLSLWQEITLVLTLIITSKGIAGVPGVSFVVLLATLGSVGIPLEGLAFIAGIDRILDMARTALNVVGNALAALVVAKWERQFDQQKAKQYEESLISE, via the coding sequence ATGAATAAGACCGAAACAGTTAATAAAAAGAAATTTAAATTTGGGCTCGGCTGGCAGATTTTAGCTGCGCTAATATTGGGAGTTATTGCAGGAGCAATTTTACATGACAATGAGCACAAACAGTGGTTAATTATTAATGTACTTTCTCCTGCTGGTAAAATATTTATCCAGCTTATTAAGATGATTGTTGTTCCGATTGTAATTTCAACATTGGTTGTTGGCATTGCCGGTGTTGGTAATACTAAACAATTAGGAAAATTAGGTTTAAAAACAATTTTGTATTTTGAGATTGTCACAACAATTGCAATAATTGTAGGCATTTTTTTGGCAAATACATTTAAACCTGGTGCAGGTATCGATATGTCTACTCTCCATCAAATAGATATATCTCAATATGAACGCACAACACAGCAAGTTGAAAGTCATTCACACGGTATTGTTAATACTATTCTATCATTAGTGCCTAATAATATTTTTGCGGCGATGTCCAGTGGCGAAATGTTGCCCGTTATTTTCTTTGCCGTATTATTTGGTTTAGGTTTATCATCACTACCAAAGGAAAAAAAAGAACCTTTATTAACGGTATTACAAACATTCTCTGAAACCATGTTTAGAGTGACTCATATTATTATGATGTATGCTCCAATTGGGGTATTTTCGTTAATTTCAGTAACAGTGGCTAACTTCGGCTTTAGCTCATTATTGCCATTGATAAAATTAGTTATTTTAGTTCACTGTGCAATTTTATTTTTTGCTATTGTCATTCTTGGTTTGATTGCCCGTTACTGTGATATCAACATCTTTATACTCTTTAAAATCCTGAAAGATGAACTACTGTTAGCTTATTCTACTGCCAGCTCAGAAACCGTATTACCCCGTATCATGGATAAAATGGAACAATATGGTGCTTCAAAATCAGTGACCAGCTTTGTTATTCCGATTGGCTATTCATTTAACCTTGATGGTTCAACTCTGTATCAGAGTATCGCCGCTATTTTTATTGCTCAGCTCTATGGAATTGATTTATCCCTTTGGCAAGAAATTACACTTGTCCTCACATTGATTATTACCTCAAAGGGGATTGCTGGTGTTCCAGGGGTTTCTTTCGTTGTTCTGTTAGCCACATTGGGCAGCGTAGGCATTCCATTAGAAGGTTTAGCCTTCATTGCGGGTATTGACCGGATTCTTGATATGGCTCGTACCGCATTAAATGTAGTCGGTAATGCACTCGCTGCACTTGTTGTGGCTAAGTGGGAGAGACAATTTGATCAACAAAAAGCTAAGCAATATGAAGAATCTTTGATTTCTGAATAA
- a CDS encoding ABC transporter substrate-binding protein: protein MKKITINKKIKILSLAITALFGNIGLSYAAVVPEGTKLAAKQEIVRNNGAEPASLDTHKVSSDVEFNIINDFFDGLIQVDNQGNIEPRLATHWETNDNKTWIFHLRKDIKWSDGSPITAHDVVFSWRRLIDPDTVSPYGSYLENASVVNANQILIGKKKTEELGIKALDDKTLEVRLDKPVGDFLQMLTHPVMFPISEKAVKQYGDKWTRPEVFVGSGPYKLSEWIVNEKIVGVRNPQYWDNKNTVINQVTYLPLSSEKADLNRYLAGEIDITNTIAAESFPSLKKTLPDQVHISPKATVYFYEFNNKKPPFNDVRVRQALSLAIDRDIIVDKILGQGQLPAYTMLTPNIGGFNFEQPDYAFWTQAQRIAKAKALLNEAGFNQDNPLTFNLLYNTQEGHKKIAIAVSSMWKKNLGVKAVLQNQEWKVMLDNMHQGKFDVIRRAWVADYNSPMAFLTIFLSNQVKNTSMYENAEFDKLVEKASSNNAKEYYQQASDILTKELPAIPIYFYVNHNMVKPYIGGFNINTRGEYFTKDLYIIEH, encoded by the coding sequence ATGAAGAAAATAACGATAAACAAAAAGATAAAAATTCTCTCTTTGGCTATCACTGCCCTGTTTGGGAATATCGGATTATCTTATGCTGCGGTGGTTCCTGAAGGAACAAAACTGGCTGCTAAACAGGAAATTGTGCGTAATAATGGTGCAGAACCAGCTTCATTGGATACACATAAAGTTTCAAGTGATGTTGAATTTAATATTATTAACGACTTTTTTGATGGCCTGATTCAGGTTGATAACCAGGGCAATATTGAGCCAAGGTTAGCAACTCATTGGGAAACCAATGATAATAAAACCTGGATTTTTCATTTGAGGAAAGATATCAAATGGTCAGATGGTTCACCCATTACCGCGCATGATGTGGTATTCAGTTGGCGGCGTTTGATTGATCCTGATACCGTTTCCCCTTATGGAAGTTATCTTGAAAATGCTTCTGTAGTAAATGCAAATCAGATATTGATTGGTAAGAAAAAAACGGAAGAGCTTGGGATAAAAGCGTTGGATGATAAGACGCTAGAGGTAAGGCTAGATAAACCTGTCGGAGATTTTCTACAAATGCTGACTCACCCTGTTATGTTTCCGATAAGTGAAAAGGCAGTAAAACAATATGGCGATAAATGGACCAGACCAGAAGTCTTTGTGGGAAGTGGCCCATATAAACTTTCTGAGTGGATCGTCAATGAAAAGATTGTTGGGGTTAGAAATCCCCAATATTGGGATAATAAAAATACAGTGATTAATCAAGTCACTTACCTGCCTCTCTCTTCTGAAAAAGCAGATTTAAACCGTTATCTGGCGGGAGAGATCGATATTACCAATACTATTGCCGCAGAATCTTTTCCATCATTGAAGAAAACGTTGCCTGATCAGGTACATATTTCACCTAAAGCCACAGTCTATTTCTATGAGTTTAATAATAAAAAACCGCCATTTAATGATGTCAGGGTCAGGCAGGCACTGAGTTTGGCTATAGATCGCGATATCATTGTGGATAAGATATTGGGGCAGGGGCAATTACCGGCATATACAATGCTTACGCCAAATATAGGGGGCTTTAATTTTGAGCAACCTGATTATGCTTTTTGGACTCAGGCTCAGCGTATTGCTAAAGCAAAAGCATTATTGAATGAAGCAGGATTTAATCAAGATAATCCACTGACTTTTAATCTGCTTTATAATACTCAGGAAGGGCATAAAAAAATTGCTATTGCGGTGAGTTCAATGTGGAAAAAGAATCTTGGTGTGAAGGCTGTCTTGCAGAATCAAGAATGGAAAGTGATGTTGGATAATATGCATCAAGGTAAATTTGATGTTATCCGGCGAGCATGGGTTGCTGATTATAATAGCCCGATGGCATTTTTAACGATATTTTTATCTAATCAGGTCAAAAACACATCTATGTATGAAAATGCTGAGTTTGACAAATTAGTGGAAAAGGCAAGTAGTAATAACGCTAAAGAATATTATCAACAGGCATCAGACATCCTAACCAAAGAGTTACCCGCCATTCCGATTTATTTTTATGTGAATCATAATATGGTTAAACCCTATATTGGTGGGTTTAATATTAATACGAGAGGTGAATATTTCACAAAAGATCTTTATATTATTGAACATTGA
- a CDS encoding ABC transporter substrate-binding protein encodes MKKIMAGLMNNKLPQILTCSIGILLTNITLSYAAVVPPGTQLAEKQEIVRNNGSFPASLDVHKVESNVELNIIHDFFDGLVYTDRKGHIEPRLAERWETNDHQTWRFHLRKGAKWSDGSPITAHDVVFSWRRLLDPEMGSPYGSYLGTAHVVNANDILLGKKKAEELGVKALDDFTLEVKLDKPVAYFLQMLTHPILVPVSATAVKKYGDKWTHPDVFVGSGAFKLSEWKVNENVIGIRNPHYWDDKNTVINKVTYLAITSEKSDLNRYLAGEIDMTMTIPLDSFASLKKTLSDQVHVNSMLSTYYYVFNTQKPPFNDVRVRKALSLAIDRDVIADKVLGMGQLPAFDILPPNIGGITLSPPEYASWTQAQRVEKARELLSEAGFSEKNPLKFNLLYNTRESHKKLAIAVTSMWKQNLGVQASLQNQEWKVMLDNMHQNKFDVVRYAWTADYNSPMSFLDTFLTGSSHNIPQYANNDFDQAVIKAGETNDIVYYQKAMDIFNHDIPVIPVYYYVSNRLVKPYIGGFYVTPMDYISTKDLYVIKH; translated from the coding sequence ATGAAAAAAATCATGGCTGGGTTAATGAATAATAAGCTCCCTCAAATCCTTACCTGTTCGATAGGAATACTATTAACAAACATCACACTCTCTTATGCTGCTGTTGTTCCTCCTGGAACACAATTAGCTGAAAAACAAGAAATTGTGCGCAACAATGGCTCTTTCCCCGCCTCTTTAGATGTACATAAAGTAGAAAGTAATGTTGAATTGAATATTATTCATGATTTTTTTGATGGTTTGGTTTACACCGACAGAAAAGGCCATATTGAACCCAGATTGGCTGAACGTTGGGAAACGAATGACCACCAAACCTGGCGCTTTCATTTAAGAAAAGGCGCTAAATGGTCTGATGGATCGCCGATTACCGCCCATGATGTCGTATTTAGCTGGCGACGTCTGCTTGATCCCGAAATGGGTTCGCCTTATGGCAGTTACCTTGGAACAGCCCATGTAGTGAATGCAAACGACATTTTGCTGGGTAAGAAAAAAGCGGAAGAGCTTGGAGTGAAGGCATTGGATGATTTCACCCTGGAAGTGAAACTCGATAAACCTGTGGCTTATTTCCTGCAAATGCTCACCCATCCAATTTTAGTGCCGGTGAGTGCAACAGCGGTTAAAAAATATGGTGACAAATGGACACATCCCGATGTTTTTGTTGGGAGTGGTGCATTTAAGCTATCTGAATGGAAAGTGAATGAAAATGTGATTGGGATCAGGAATCCCCATTATTGGGATGATAAAAACACAGTCATTAATAAAGTGACTTACCTTGCCATTACATCAGAAAAGTCGGATTTAAACCGCTACCTCGCCGGTGAAATTGATATGACGATGACCATTCCTCTGGATTCTTTTGCATCATTAAAGAAAACATTGAGTGATCAAGTTCATGTGAATTCTATGCTCAGCACTTACTATTACGTGTTTAATACGCAAAAACCGCCATTTAATGATGTAAGGGTGCGGAAAGCATTAAGTCTAGCTATAGATAGGGATGTGATTGCTGATAAGGTATTGGGAATGGGGCAATTGCCCGCTTTCGATATTTTGCCCCCTAATATCGGCGGTATCACATTATCCCCACCAGAATATGCTTCCTGGACGCAGGCACAGCGGGTTGAAAAAGCCAGGGAATTATTGAGCGAAGCCGGTTTTAGTGAGAAAAATCCGCTCAAATTCAACTTGCTTTATAACACGAGAGAATCCCATAAAAAACTTGCCATCGCTGTCACTTCAATGTGGAAACAGAATTTAGGTGTTCAAGCCAGTTTACAAAATCAGGAATGGAAAGTGATGTTGGATAATATGCATCAGAACAAGTTTGATGTCGTCAGATATGCATGGACGGCAGATTACAACAGCCCAATGTCTTTTTTGGATACTTTCCTGACGGGAAGCAGTCATAATATACCACAATATGCCAATAATGATTTTGATCAGGCAGTTATTAAAGCAGGTGAAACGAATGATATCGTTTATTACCAAAAAGCGATGGATATTTTTAATCATGATATTCCCGTGATCCCTGTTTATTATTATGTCAGTAATCGCCTGGTGAAGCCTTATATTGGTGGATTTTACGTTACCCCAATGGATTATATTTCTACAAAAGATCTCTATGTTATTAAGCATTAA
- a CDS encoding ABC transporter substrate-binding protein: protein MQTMLVRIIKNKIAKIFICSISLILANITFSYAAIVPPNVQLADKQEITRNNFSEPASLDPHKSEGSSEFDILQDFFERLVDTDKDENIIPALAERWETKDNKTWIFYLRKGVKWSDGTPITAHDIVFSLRRLVTPDTISPYGSYLIQATVVNARDVLSGKKKPEELGVKALDDATVEITLERPKTVFLQMLAHPAMSPVSEQAIKKYGSKWTQPQHFVSNGPFKLSEWVVNEKIVGVRNSHYWNDKNTVINKVTYLPLSDYKADLNRYMTGEIDISNGGPSEFLPTVKKKFGDQLHVKPMMSVYYYLFNTQKPPFDDIRIRQALALALDRNIITDKVLGNGQKPAYDVVSPGAGGIYLKQPEYASWTQEQRIAKAKTLLNEAGFNEKNPLKFTLLYNTSDGHKKIAIAATSAWKKNLGVEVILQNQETKTQNDSMTQGNFELTRYAWNADYNSPTSFLDIFTSGNTNNHMRYQNKEFDRLALKADETNDPADYQQAIDILNQEIPAIPVYYYVRVKLVKPYVGGFHVDSMGNIPTKDLYIIKH from the coding sequence ATGCAGACAATGTTGGTAAGGATAATAAAAAATAAAATAGCTAAAATATTTATCTGTTCTATCAGTTTGATTCTGGCAAATATCACTTTCTCATATGCTGCTATTGTTCCCCCCAATGTGCAATTAGCGGATAAGCAGGAAATTACCCGCAATAATTTTTCCGAACCTGCCTCATTAGATCCGCATAAGTCTGAGGGGAGCAGTGAATTTGATATTTTGCAGGATTTTTTTGAACGCTTAGTTGATACAGATAAAGACGAGAATATTATCCCCGCTTTGGCTGAACGCTGGGAAACCAAAGATAATAAAACGTGGATCTTCTATTTAAGAAAAGGGGTTAAATGGTCTGACGGTACACCAATTACCGCCCATGATATCGTTTTTTCTTTACGACGGCTGGTGACACCTGACACGATTTCTCCTTACGGTAGTTATCTGATTCAGGCGACTGTCGTGAACGCCCGAGATGTATTATCTGGTAAGAAAAAACCGGAAGAACTCGGTGTTAAAGCATTGGATGATGCAACGGTAGAAATTACCCTGGAAAGGCCAAAAACCGTTTTTCTGCAAATGCTGGCTCATCCCGCCATGTCTCCTGTTAGTGAACAGGCTATTAAAAAATATGGCAGTAAATGGACTCAGCCTCAACATTTTGTCAGCAATGGGCCTTTTAAACTCTCTGAATGGGTAGTGAATGAAAAAATTGTGGGTGTCAGAAATTCCCATTATTGGAATGATAAAAATACCGTCATTAATAAAGTCACTTACTTGCCATTATCAGATTATAAAGCGGATCTAAACCGCTATATGACAGGAGAGATTGATATATCTAACGGAGGGCCATCGGAATTCTTGCCAACCGTTAAGAAGAAATTTGGTGATCAATTACATGTTAAGCCCATGATGAGTGTTTATTATTATCTCTTTAATACACAAAAACCGCCCTTTGATGATATTCGGATCAGGCAAGCGCTGGCTTTAGCATTGGACAGAAATATTATCACTGACAAGGTATTAGGCAATGGTCAAAAACCCGCTTATGATGTGGTGTCCCCTGGGGCGGGTGGTATTTATTTAAAACAGCCTGAATATGCCTCATGGACACAGGAACAGCGCATTGCCAAAGCTAAAACGTTACTGAATGAGGCGGGCTTTAATGAAAAGAACCCACTTAAGTTTACCTTATTGTATAACACCTCTGATGGCCATAAAAAAATTGCTATTGCTGCTACCTCTGCGTGGAAAAAGAATCTGGGAGTTGAAGTTATCTTACAAAATCAGGAAACTAAAACGCAGAATGATAGTATGACGCAGGGTAACTTTGAGCTGACGAGATACGCATGGAATGCTGATTATAATAGCCCAACTAGCTTTTTAGATATTTTCACATCAGGGAATACCAATAACCATATGCGATATCAAAATAAGGAATTTGATCGATTGGCTTTAAAAGCAGATGAAACGAATGATCCCGCTGATTACCAACAAGCCATTGATATTCTCAATCAAGAAATACCCGCCATCCCCGTTTATTATTATGTCCGTGTAAAACTCGTTAAGCCTTATGTTGGTGGATTCCACGTTGACTCAATGGGAAATATTCCGACAAAAGATCTCTATATTATTAAACACTAA
- a CDS encoding bifunctional 2',3'-cyclic-nucleotide 2'-phosphodiesterase/3'-nucleotidase, with the protein MKNMLKSKNVLTMSTLAMLVAFNVNAATVDLRVMETSDIHGNLMDFDYFKDKSTEQFGLVRTVNLIKAAKAEATNAILVDNGDLIQGSPLADYVVAKGLQQGEVHPAYKLMNTMGYTVGNFGNHEFNFGLDYLKQAVAGAKFPYINANILDAKTGKNYFTPYIIVDTPVKDREGKEHTIKIGYIGFVPPQITIWDKANLNGKVVVNDITETAKKFVPQMKKEGADLIIAIPHSGFSQDPYKAMAENSVYYLSEVPGIDAIMFGHAHGVFPSKEYTGIKGVNVANGTINGIPAVMPGQWGDHLGVVDMVINNDSGAWKVESAKAQARPIYDKVHKKALVERDNKLASIIETDHLGTRKFVSKFIGKATDNMYSYLALIQSDPTVQIVNDAQVDYTRRFIQGDPNLDGLPVLAAAAPFKVGGRKNSPADFVEVEKGDLTFRNAADLYLYPNTLVVVKATGANVVEWLECSAGMFNQIDANSTKPQELLNWEGFRTYNFDTISGVNYKIDLTQPAKYDTDCQLINKDANRIKDVTYQGKPIDPKATFLIATNNYRGYGGKFAGTGEEHIAFASPDENRTILASYISRITKEQGVVSTQAENNWSFLPIKTDKKLDIRFETSPTEKAAKFIKQHAQYPLKYIKNDDTGFAIYQIDLTEKK; encoded by the coding sequence ATGAAGAATATGTTGAAAAGTAAGAACGTGTTGACAATGTCAACGCTGGCAATGCTGGTGGCATTTAATGTGAACGCGGCAACCGTTGATTTAAGGGTGATGGAAACCTCAGATATTCACGGCAATCTGATGGATTTCGATTACTTTAAAGATAAATCCACGGAGCAATTTGGTTTGGTTCGTACTGTAAACTTAATTAAGGCGGCCAAAGCAGAAGCAACCAATGCGATCTTGGTAGATAACGGTGATTTGATTCAAGGCAGCCCGCTGGCGGATTATGTAGTGGCAAAGGGATTGCAACAAGGGGAAGTTCATCCGGCTTACAAATTGATGAATACGATGGGCTATACCGTCGGTAACTTTGGTAACCATGAATTCAACTTTGGGTTGGATTACCTGAAACAGGCTGTTGCCGGTGCCAAATTCCCTTATATCAATGCAAATATCCTCGATGCCAAAACCGGCAAAAACTACTTTACGCCGTATATTATCGTTGATACGCCAGTTAAAGATCGCGAAGGCAAAGAGCACACGATTAAGATCGGCTATATCGGTTTTGTGCCACCACAAATCACCATTTGGGATAAAGCCAACCTCAATGGCAAAGTGGTTGTTAATGACATCACGGAAACCGCGAAAAAATTCGTTCCTCAAATGAAAAAAGAAGGCGCAGACCTGATTATCGCCATTCCCCATTCTGGTTTTTCCCAAGATCCTTATAAAGCGATGGCAGAAAACTCGGTTTACTATCTAAGTGAAGTTCCTGGCATTGATGCCATTATGTTTGGTCATGCTCACGGTGTGTTTCCAAGCAAGGAATATACAGGTATTAAGGGGGTTAATGTCGCTAATGGTACGATTAATGGCATTCCTGCCGTTATGCCGGGGCAATGGGGGGATCATCTGGGGGTTGTCGATATGGTGATCAATAACGACAGTGGTGCATGGAAAGTCGAATCGGCCAAAGCGCAAGCCCGCCCTATCTATGACAAAGTCCATAAAAAAGCATTGGTTGAACGCGATAATAAACTGGCTTCCATTATCGAAACAGATCACCTGGGAACGCGCAAATTTGTGAGTAAATTCATTGGAAAAGCCACTGACAACATGTACAGCTATCTGGCGCTGATCCAAAGCGATCCAACTGTCCAGATCGTCAACGATGCGCAGGTAGATTACACCAGACGCTTTATCCAGGGCGATCCAAATCTGGATGGGCTTCCTGTTTTAGCTGCGGCGGCACCTTTCAAAGTGGGCGGGCGTAAAAATTCACCAGCTGATTTTGTGGAAGTAGAAAAAGGTGATTTGACTTTCCGTAACGCGGCTGATTTATACCTCTACCCAAATACATTGGTGGTAGTGAAAGCAACGGGGGCGAATGTGGTTGAATGGCTGGAATGCTCGGCGGGCATGTTTAACCAGATTGATGCAAACTCCACCAAACCGCAAGAATTGCTGAACTGGGAGGGTTTCCGTACTTACAATTTCGATACCATCAGCGGGGTTAACTATAAGATAGACCTGACTCAACCCGCTAAATACGACACCGATTGTCAGCTTATCAATAAAGATGCGAACCGTATCAAAGATGTTACCTATCAGGGTAAGCCGATTGATCCAAAAGCCACTTTCCTGATCGCCACCAATAACTACCGTGGTTACGGCGGTAAATTTGCCGGAACCGGAGAGGAGCACATTGCATTTGCTTCACCGGATGAAAATCGCACCATTTTGGCTTCTTACATTTCCAGAATAACCAAAGAGCAGGGCGTAGTATCAACTCAGGCTGAAAACAATTGGTCATTCTTGCCAATCAAAACAGATAAAAAATTAGATATCCGTTTCGAAACGTCCCCAACAGAAAAAGCGGCAAAATTCATTAAACAACACGCCCAATACCCGCTGAAGTATATAAAAAATGATGATACTGGTTTCGCTATCTATCAAATTGATTTGACAGAGAAAAAATAA
- the mak gene encoding fructokinase: protein MRIGIDLGGTKIEVIALGDQGETLFRKRVDTPRNDYQKTLAAIAGLVIDAEQATGQQGTVGIGIPGAISPFTGKVKNANSVWLNGKILDKDIAALLGREVRIANDANCLAVSEATDGAGEGRPMVFAVIIGTGCGSGIAFKGRVHAGGNGLAGEWGHNPLPWMDEEDRVYQDEVRCFCGKPGCTETFVSGTGFMTDYFRLSGVQKKGHEIIEALAQGDEYAELAMRRYERRLARALAQVINLLDPDVIVLGGGMSNVDRLYQTLPDLVKEWVFGGECATPIRKAVHGDSSGVRGAAWLWPVC, encoded by the coding sequence ATGCGCATAGGAATTGATCTTGGCGGAACCAAAATTGAAGTGATTGCATTAGGCGATCAAGGGGAAACGTTATTTCGCAAACGGGTGGATACTCCCCGCAATGATTATCAGAAAACATTGGCAGCGATTGCTGGGCTGGTTATCGATGCGGAACAGGCAACCGGACAGCAAGGAACAGTGGGGATTGGTATTCCTGGCGCGATTTCGCCTTTTACCGGAAAAGTAAAAAATGCTAACTCAGTTTGGCTGAATGGAAAAATATTGGATAAGGATATCGCTGCTTTGTTAGGGCGTGAAGTGCGTATCGCCAACGATGCAAATTGTCTGGCGGTATCAGAAGCCACTGATGGTGCAGGTGAAGGAAGGCCAATGGTATTTGCTGTTATCATTGGGACAGGTTGTGGTTCAGGTATTGCATTTAAGGGACGGGTTCATGCCGGTGGTAATGGATTGGCAGGAGAATGGGGGCATAACCCATTACCGTGGATGGATGAAGAAGATCGCGTGTATCAGGATGAAGTGCGCTGTTTTTGCGGTAAACCAGGATGTACTGAGACATTTGTGTCAGGCACTGGATTTATGACGGATTACTTCCGCCTGAGCGGTGTGCAGAAAAAAGGCCATGAAATTATAGAGGCGTTGGCACAGGGAGATGAGTATGCGGAATTGGCGATGCGTCGTTATGAAAGGCGTTTGGCGCGAGCGCTGGCACAGGTGATTAATTTATTGGATCCGGATGTGATTGTCCTCGGCGGTGGCATGAGCAATGTTGATCGCCTTTACCAAACATTGCCTGATTTAGTGAAAGAGTGGGTTTTTGGTGGCGAGTGTGCAACCCCCATCAGAAAAGCAGTGCATGGGGATTCCAGTGGTGTGCGTGGTGCGGCTTGGTTATGGCCTGTTTGTTGA
- the rdgC gene encoding recombination-associated protein RdgC gives MLWFKNLMIYRLNREISLSADELEKQLSPLAFTPCGSQDMMKTGWVSPMGAHGEALTHACGNQILICARKEEKMLPSPVIKQELQDKIARLEGEQHRKLKKTEKDSLKDEVIHTLLPRAFSRFSQTYIWIDTVNHLIIVDAASAKRAEDNLALLRKTLGSLPVVPLTFTNPIELTLTEWVRSGDLPSGYALMDEAELKAILEEGGVIRCKKQDLVSDEIAAHIESGKYVTKLALDWEERIQFMLSDDGAFKRIKFSETLRDQNDDIDREDVAQRFDADFTLMTGELSALIKNTIDALGGEAER, from the coding sequence ATGTTATGGTTCAAAAATTTAATGATTTACCGTTTAAACCGAGAGATTTCTCTTTCGGCGGATGAACTGGAAAAACAATTAAGCCCATTGGCATTCACCCCATGCGGCAGCCAGGATATGATGAAAACGGGCTGGGTTTCGCCAATGGGAGCTCACGGTGAAGCATTAACCCATGCTTGCGGCAATCAAATTCTGATCTGCGCACGCAAAGAAGAGAAAATGCTACCTTCTCCGGTGATTAAGCAGGAATTACAGGACAAAATAGCCCGTCTGGAAGGCGAACAACATCGCAAACTGAAAAAGACAGAAAAAGATTCGCTGAAAGATGAAGTCATTCATACGCTGCTGCCAAGAGCATTCAGCCGTTTCAGCCAAACCTATATTTGGATCGATACTGTCAATCATTTGATTATCGTTGATGCCGCCAGCGCAAAACGGGCCGAAGATAATCTGGCACTGTTGAGAAAAACATTGGGATCACTGCCCGTTGTTCCGCTGACTTTCACCAACCCCATTGAATTGACGCTAACCGAGTGGGTACGTTCAGGTGATCTTCCTTCCGGTTATGCCTTGATGGATGAAGCCGAACTCAAAGCCATTCTGGAAGAAGGTGGCGTGATCCGCTGTAAGAAGCAGGATTTGGTTTCAGATGAAATTGCAGCACATATTGAATCTGGCAAATATGTCACTAAGTTGGCCCTGGATTGGGAAGAGCGTATTCAGTTTATGCTGTCAGATGATGGCGCTTTCAAACGGATTAAATTCAGCGAAACTTTACGTGACCAAAACGATGATATCGATCGTGAAGATGTCGCCCAACGATTCGACGCTGACTTTACCTTAATGACGGGTGAACTCAGCGCACTGATCAAAAATACGATTGATGCGCTGGGCGGTGAAGCCGAAAGGTAA